From a single Syntrophorhabdus sp. genomic region:
- the nifU gene encoding Fe-S cluster assembly scaffold protein NifU — translation MTQGPYSDTVMDHFEHPRNMGEIERADGMAQVGNPTCGDVTKIFLKIENDRIVDVKFKTFGCAAAIASSSMTTELIKGKTIDEALAITNEIVARELGGLPEAKLHCSVMAEEALRAAIEDYRKKQGKQGDP, via the coding sequence ATGACCCAGGGTCCGTACAGCGATACAGTGATGGACCATTTCGAGCATCCCAGGAACATGGGCGAGATAGAGAGGGCCGACGGCATGGCGCAGGTGGGCAACCCCACATGCGGTGACGTGACGAAGATCTTTCTCAAGATAGAGAACGACCGCATTGTCGATGTCAAGTTCAAGACCTTCGGCTGCGCGGCCGCGATCGCGTCGAGCAGCATGACGACGGAGCTCATCAAGGGAAAGACGATCGATGAGGCGCTCGCGATCACGAACGAGATCGTCGCGCGGGAGCTTGGCGGGCTTCCCGAGGCCAAGCTGCACTGTTCGGTCATGGCGGAAGAGGCCCTCAGGGCCGCCATCGAAGACTACAGAAAGAAACAGGGGAAACAGGGCGATCCATGA
- a CDS encoding YjbQ family protein: protein MTEFHVRTSKRIEALNITDQVVNAARGKTGRVLHVYTPHTTCAVTINEDADPDVMRDVIEALDRMAPAAHPYRHREGNSDAHIKAVLVGASVSIPLSGEMPALGTWQGIFLMEFDGPRERRVQVTVA, encoded by the coding sequence ATGACGGAATTCCATGTCAGAACATCGAAGAGGATCGAGGCCCTGAACATAACCGACCAGGTCGTGAACGCGGCCAGGGGAAAAACCGGAAGGGTCCTTCACGTCTATACTCCCCACACAACGTGCGCCGTTACGATAAATGAGGATGCCGATCCCGATGTCATGCGCGACGTTATCGAGGCACTGGACAGGATGGCACCCGCCGCGCATCCCTACCGGCACAGGGAAGGAAACTCCGATGCCCACATCAAGGCCGTTCTCGTTGGGGCATCGGTGAGCATTCCGCTTTCCGGGGAGATGCCCGCCCTGGGGACGTGGCAGGGGATCTTTCTCATGGAATTCGATGGACCGCGGGAGCGGAGGGTCCAGGTCACGGTGGCTTGA
- a CDS encoding Crp/Fnr family transcriptional regulator, which translates to MKTRKAQDEASLPYFSDSPYVTDNVGKFTDELDTLLAIGRLKHYNPGQIIYLQGEESTNFYFVREGKVRVSIFKENGSEKILAIQEDNTFFGESAAFDRYPYFATATAMEESSIYAFDIEETEALLRVHPEVSLLIITSIIRKLRLLGLQVEGLSFLDAQKRVASILLKLMHEVGEPTANGILIKKRITHEDLANITGLSRVTVTNVLNYLDRLKLITKGRLKYTIIDRARLESFVRSK; encoded by the coding sequence ATGAAGACAAGGAAAGCCCAAGACGAAGCATCCCTGCCCTATTTTTCCGATTCACCGTATGTCACCGACAATGTCGGCAAGTTCACGGATGAACTGGATACCCTCCTCGCCATCGGGCGCCTCAAACACTACAACCCCGGGCAGATCATATACCTGCAGGGTGAGGAGAGCACGAACTTCTACTTCGTCAGGGAGGGCAAGGTAAGGGTCAGCATCTTCAAGGAGAATGGTTCGGAGAAGATACTCGCGATACAGGAGGACAACACCTTCTTCGGGGAAAGTGCCGCCTTCGACCGTTACCCCTATTTCGCCACGGCCACGGCCATGGAGGAATCGAGCATCTACGCCTTCGATATCGAAGAGACCGAAGCCCTTCTCAGGGTACACCCCGAGGTCTCGCTCCTTATCATCACCTCCATCATCAGGAAGCTCAGGCTTCTCGGTCTGCAGGTGGAGGGCCTTTCATTTCTCGACGCTCAGAAGCGGGTGGCCAGCATTCTCCTGAAGCTCATGCACGAGGTCGGCGAGCCCACGGCCAACGGCATCCTGATAAAGAAGCGGATCACCCACGAAGACCTCGCCAACATCACGGGGCTCTCAAGGGTAACGGTAACGAATGTCCTCAATTACCTGGACAGACTGAAACTCATCACGAAAGGACGCCTGAAGTACACGATCATCGATCGCGCCAGGCTCGAGTCCTTTGTTCGGTCGAAATGA
- the dctP gene encoding TRAP transporter substrate-binding protein DctP, translating to MNRVPLIFRGVLCSLALTAACLLPPVPAHCTRLKTVTFAATNTVWVRQFQLFTDAVHRDSRGETRFQFVGGPEAIPPFEQIEAIKKGVVDITLLPAAYFVAQMPEADAMKLSPHSPMEERKRGIFAFYRELMEKRLDVIYLGKITGGIRYHLYLRKPLKGPDLRGLKIRVTPIYEPFVRALGGVGVTTAPGEVYVALERAIVDGFGWPSIGVHEMGWEEVVRYVIDPGFYQTDVCVLMNGKTWNGLSASEKKLIAGAVEKAERESCDLSRKLARQERQLLLSRGIQVIELKDGERELYLDTAYRAGWEKVIAKSPVIGGHLKKLMGR from the coding sequence ATGAACAGGGTGCCTCTCATATTTCGGGGTGTGCTATGCTCGCTTGCCCTGACGGCCGCCTGTCTCCTTCCTCCCGTGCCGGCGCACTGTACACGCCTGAAAACCGTCACCTTTGCAGCGACGAACACGGTGTGGGTCAGACAGTTCCAGCTCTTCACCGACGCGGTACATCGCGACAGCAGGGGAGAGACCCGTTTTCAGTTCGTGGGGGGGCCTGAGGCGATCCCGCCCTTTGAACAGATCGAGGCGATAAAGAAGGGCGTTGTGGACATCACCCTTCTACCCGCGGCCTATTTCGTGGCCCAGATGCCCGAAGCCGATGCCATGAAGCTTTCTCCCCATTCTCCCATGGAAGAACGAAAAAGAGGGATCTTCGCGTTCTACAGGGAACTGATGGAAAAACGTCTCGACGTCATCTATCTCGGGAAGATAACGGGGGGGATCAGGTATCATCTCTACCTGAGGAAACCTTTGAAAGGACCCGACCTCAGAGGTCTCAAGATCAGGGTAACCCCGATCTATGAGCCCTTCGTCAGGGCCCTTGGCGGGGTTGGGGTAACGACGGCCCCCGGGGAGGTTTACGTCGCTCTCGAAAGGGCCATTGTGGACGGTTTCGGCTGGCCGTCCATCGGTGTTCACGAGATGGGGTGGGAAGAGGTGGTCCGCTATGTTATCGACCCCGGCTTTTACCAGACCGACGTCTGCGTGCTCATGAACGGGAAGACATGGAATGGTCTTTCCGCCAGCGAAAAGAAGCTCATCGCCGGAGCCGTCGAGAAAGCGGAGCGGGAATCCTGTGACCTTTCCAGGAAACTGGCCCGCCAGGAAAGGCAGCTTCTGCTTTCCCGGGGGATACAGGTAATCGAGCTCAAGGACGGGGAAAGAGAACTCTACCTCGACACGGCCTACCGGGCAGGCTGGGAAAAGGTCATCGCAAAGAGTCCCGTCATCGGGGGACATCTCAAAAAGCTGATGGGGCGGTGA
- a CDS encoding TRAP transporter small permease: MRRFLSGTLNATAVFSAACIAFIALSISCEVIARYFLHRPLRWTVEISEYLQIYFAFLSAAWVLRKKGHVNLDIVVGRLGPRSRRALRVATDILGTLVAATLSLFAAIVAWEQFLLGTPVIKSLEVPKWIVIAPISVGMFLVAVESFVGLVHDLRGKD, encoded by the coding sequence ATGAGGCGTTTCCTTTCCGGGACCCTCAATGCCACGGCCGTATTCTCAGCCGCCTGCATCGCGTTCATTGCCCTTTCTATATCCTGCGAGGTCATAGCCAGGTATTTCCTGCACCGGCCCCTGCGGTGGACCGTAGAAATCTCGGAATACCTGCAGATCTACTTCGCTTTTCTCAGCGCCGCCTGGGTCCTGAGAAAAAAGGGGCACGTCAATCTGGATATCGTGGTGGGCCGACTCGGCCCCCGGAGCAGGAGGGCCCTCAGGGTCGCGACGGACATACTTGGCACCCTTGTGGCGGCAACGTTGTCCCTCTTCGCGGCAATCGTCGCATGGGAACAGTTCCTTCTCGGGACGCCCGTGATCAAGTCGCTGGAAGTGCCGAAGTGGATCGTCATTGCACCCATATCCGTCGGCATGTTCCTTGTCGCGGTCGAATCCTTCGTCGGGCTCGTCCACGACCTGCGAGGCAAAGACTGA
- a CDS encoding TRAP transporter large permease subunit: MEWWAILLILFGGFIGLLLTGLPVAFAFFLINIAGACFFMGGTEGVKQLILNMYSSLANFTLTPIPLFIFMGEVLFRCGIARDVLNTFDKFFGRIPGRLGILAVAASTFFSGLTGSAISNTALLGSSLMPEMRQRGYGKPLMIGPIIGTGGLAMMIPPSALAVVLGSVAQISISGILIGGIFPGLIMAFLYAAYIIGRTFLQPSIAPDYEVPRSDPVSIVKEILLYVMPLTSVIALVLGPIYMGIATPTEAASLGCVGALTLSVAYRKLTFSILSETLAATLRTSSMIFLIIAGSVGYSQIISFSGAGAGLISAVVSLNLPDALLITIMLSMLLLLGCFMDQIAMMMVTVPLFIPIVYQANIDPLWFGIMMLIALDIGFTSPPFGLLLFVMKGITSDDVSMMDIYSAAIPFIACNLFTLALILAFPQIVMVFLK, from the coding sequence GTGGAATGGTGGGCCATACTCCTCATTCTCTTCGGCGGCTTCATCGGCCTTCTGCTGACGGGTCTCCCCGTCGCCTTCGCCTTCTTTCTCATCAATATCGCCGGTGCCTGTTTCTTCATGGGGGGGACGGAGGGCGTCAAGCAACTCATCCTTAACATGTACAGTTCCCTCGCCAACTTCACCCTTACCCCCATACCCCTTTTTATCTTCATGGGAGAGGTGCTTTTCAGGTGCGGCATCGCGCGCGACGTTCTCAATACATTTGACAAATTTTTCGGCAGGATCCCCGGCAGACTCGGCATACTGGCCGTCGCCGCTTCCACGTTCTTCTCCGGTCTCACGGGTTCCGCCATCAGCAACACGGCCCTTCTGGGCTCGTCACTCATGCCGGAGATGCGCCAGAGGGGCTATGGCAAGCCGCTCATGATCGGCCCCATAATCGGAACGGGGGGGCTTGCCATGATGATCCCGCCAAGCGCGCTTGCCGTCGTGCTCGGTTCCGTGGCCCAGATATCCATATCGGGAATACTGATAGGGGGCATATTCCCGGGACTCATCATGGCATTTCTCTACGCGGCCTATATCATAGGCAGGACATTTCTCCAACCTTCCATAGCGCCGGATTACGAGGTCCCAAGATCGGACCCCGTGAGCATCGTGAAGGAAATCCTCCTGTACGTCATGCCCCTGACGAGCGTCATCGCCCTCGTTCTGGGCCCCATATACATGGGGATCGCCACGCCCACCGAGGCCGCCTCCCTGGGTTGCGTGGGGGCCCTGACGCTTTCCGTTGCATACAGGAAGCTGACCTTCTCCATACTCTCTGAAACCCTGGCAGCGACACTGAGAACAAGCTCCATGATCTTCCTCATAATAGCCGGTTCCGTGGGGTACAGCCAGATCATCTCTTTCAGCGGTGCCGGAGCGGGCCTCATCTCCGCCGTCGTCTCCCTCAACCTGCCCGACGCCCTTCTCATCACGATCATGCTGTCCATGCTGCTCCTCCTCGGCTGTTTCATGGACCAGATAGCGATGATGATGGTAACGGTCCCACTCTTCATACCCATCGTCTACCAGGCGAACATCGATCCCCTCTGGTTCGGGATCATGATGCTCATCGCCCTCGATATCGGTTTCACCTCTCCGCCCTTCGGTCTTCTGCTTTTCGTGATGAAAGGGATAACTTCGGACGATGTCAGCATGATGGACATTTACAGCGCGGCCATTCCCTTCATCGCCTGCAATCTCTTCACCCTCGCCCTCATCCTCGCTTTTCCCCAGATAGTGATGGTCTTTTTGAAATAG
- a CDS encoding HAD-IIB family hydrolase, producing the protein MVAYHNYDITLQRKTAGFRVPDALRLRCRKNGEPVKRIVVFTDLDGTLLHARTYSFDAALPALEMLRVRNIPVVICSSKTRAEIGHYRAKLDNGDPFISENGGAVFVPRGYFRADMVSPVTPEQDNEGPYLVLRLGARYRDLRRALGELREEGFDVRGFGDMTAEEVAAATGLPLDEAVMAGKREFDEPFLLGGGPVTAEKLTASIERKGFRVTRGSFYHILGESDKGKAVSILTGMFRGEYGEVMTMALGDSPNDLPMLRSVDHPVIVERHGGGYDNVLAAEGFERARGEGPEGWNQAVMRLLEEVDR; encoded by the coding sequence ATGGTAGCATATCATAATTATGATATCACGTTACAAAGAAAGACTGCAGGTTTCCGTGTGCCGGACGCCCTCAGGCTGCGATGCCGGAAAAATGGTGAACCGGTGAAAAGGATAGTGGTTTTCACGGACCTTGACGGAACCCTCCTCCACGCGCGGACCTATTCCTTCGACGCGGCCCTGCCCGCGCTCGAAATGCTCAGGGTGCGGAATATCCCCGTGGTGATCTGTTCCAGCAAGACGCGGGCCGAGATAGGGCACTACCGCGCAAAGCTGGACAATGGCGACCCTTTCATCTCCGAGAACGGAGGCGCGGTCTTTGTGCCCCGCGGGTATTTCCGGGCGGACATGGTATCCCCGGTCACGCCCGAACAGGACAATGAGGGGCCGTACCTCGTCCTTCGCCTCGGCGCGAGGTACCGGGACCTGCGCAGGGCCCTCGGGGAGCTCCGCGAGGAAGGATTCGACGTCCGCGGTTTCGGGGACATGACCGCCGAAGAGGTCGCCGCCGCAACGGGTTTGCCCCTTGACGAGGCGGTCATGGCGGGAAAGCGGGAATTCGACGAGCCTTTTCTCCTTGGCGGTGGACCGGTGACGGCGGAAAAACTGACAGCCTCCATAGAAAGGAAGGGCTTCAGGGTCACGCGGGGATCCTTCTATCATATCCTGGGTGAAAGCGACAAGGGAAAGGCTGTTTCCATCCTCACCGGGATGTTCCGCGGAGAATATGGTGAGGTCATGACGATGGCCCTGGGGGACAGCCCCAACGACCTGCCGATGCTCCGGTCTGTCGACCATCCGGTCATTGTCGAAAGACACGGCGGCGGCTACGACAACGTCCTCGCGGCGGAGGGTTTCGAACGGGCCAGAGGAGAAGGACCGGAGGGATGGAACCAGGCGGTGATGAGGCTTCTGGAAGAGGTTGACCGATAA
- a CDS encoding glycosyl transferase, which produces MADFYQTGVVPTLHRLGKDNLEEIESRLTRYAQDRPIALVLPSLYSELAGAALSRIVEELKQVRYVKEIVVTLGPASESEFQNARRFFSALPQKVCVIWNNGRRMKKLYRAIEGEDLPTGLEGKGRSVWMAYGYVLARREFNAIALHDCDILTYSRDMLARLCYPVTNPSLDYDFCKGFYTRVTDKMHGRVTRLLVTPLIRALVKIIGFHPLLVFFDSFRYILAGEFSMDVNLARINKIPGDWGLEVGTLAEVYKNTSINRVCQVDIAENYEHKHQELSPEDASKGLNKMCVDICKSIFRTLASEGIVFSDGFFKTLFATYARTAQDHLKRYEDDASINGLRFDRHEESLSVETFTKGIKTAAEVITKDPLGVPLISSWDRVTAALPDILDRIRESVDEDNR; this is translated from the coding sequence ATGGCTGATTTTTACCAGACAGGCGTAGTCCCCACACTGCACAGACTCGGAAAGGACAATCTGGAGGAGATAGAATCACGGCTCACGCGATACGCGCAGGACAGGCCGATCGCGCTCGTCCTCCCCTCGCTCTACAGTGAACTCGCCGGCGCAGCTCTTTCCCGGATCGTTGAAGAACTGAAACAGGTGCGGTATGTCAAGGAAATCGTCGTGACCCTGGGTCCCGCATCGGAGAGCGAGTTCCAGAACGCCCGGCGTTTCTTCTCCGCCCTCCCCCAGAAAGTGTGCGTCATATGGAACAACGGCAGGAGAATGAAGAAACTGTACCGGGCGATCGAGGGGGAAGACCTCCCCACCGGCCTCGAGGGCAAGGGCCGTTCCGTGTGGATGGCCTACGGGTACGTTCTGGCGCGGAGGGAATTCAACGCCATCGCCCTCCACGATTGCGACATCCTCACCTATTCGCGCGACATGCTCGCGAGGCTCTGCTACCCGGTCACGAACCCCAGCCTCGATTATGATTTCTGCAAGGGCTTTTACACCAGGGTCACGGACAAGATGCACGGCAGGGTTACCCGGCTCCTCGTGACACCCCTCATACGGGCCCTTGTCAAGATCATCGGATTTCACCCCCTCCTTGTCTTCTTCGACAGTTTCCGCTATATCCTGGCCGGCGAGTTCTCCATGGATGTGAACCTCGCCCGCATCAACAAGATCCCCGGCGACTGGGGCCTTGAGGTGGGAACGCTGGCCGAGGTCTACAAGAACACCTCCATTAACCGCGTCTGCCAGGTCGATATCGCCGAGAACTACGAACACAAGCACCAGGAGCTTTCCCCCGAAGATGCCTCGAAAGGCCTCAACAAGATGTGTGTGGACATCTGCAAGTCCATATTTCGGACACTCGCCTCGGAGGGGATAGTCTTTTCCGACGGCTTCTTCAAAACCCTCTTCGCCACATACGCCCGTACCGCGCAGGACCACCTGAAGCGGTACGAGGATGACGCCTCCATCAACGGCCTGCGTTTCGACCGTCACGAAGAGAGCCTCTCGGTAGAGACCTTCACCAAGGGCATCAAGACGGCCGCTGAGGTGATCACGAAAGACCCCTTAGGCGTTCCGCTCATCTCGAGCTGGGACAGGGTGACGGCGGCGTTGCCCGACATACTCGACAGGATACGGGAGTCGGTAGATGAGGATAACAGGTAG
- a CDS encoding LapA family protein yields the protein MRFLILIACIVIVVAVFSSQNSQPVSLSFFAWTFQASLAIVVFLSVICGLIVGVLASFLLRRTKKRKTVTGKEPGTIPGSPGTTGS from the coding sequence ATGCGCTTTCTCATACTGATCGCCTGCATTGTCATCGTTGTGGCCGTTTTCTCCAGCCAGAACTCACAGCCCGTCTCCCTCTCCTTCTTCGCCTGGACCTTTCAGGCATCGCTGGCCATCGTGGTCTTTCTCTCGGTCATATGCGGCCTGATTGTTGGTGTCCTGGCATCCTTCCTCCTGCGCAGGACAAAGAAACGGAAGACGGTGACCGGGAAAGAACCGGGAACGATTCCCGGGTCTCCGGGCACGACAGGGTCATGA
- a CDS encoding glycosyltransferase produces MIESYTGIAPRGDLLLLRKLADNLAGKTFLHVNSTREGGGVAEILQRMIPIMSSLGINARWEIITGDERFFDTTKKVHNALQGYTEFIDDRMWEHHLEINEKNAAGMDLDADAVLIHDPQPIPLVTFRKEGVWIWRCHIDVSNPQRDVFNRIGSYATRFDAAIYSVARFAGALGINEFIIPPSIDPLSEKNRQLSDEEINDTAQRLGIPRDRPVILQVSRFDRFKDPTGVIMAYRMVKKYNDCVLVLAGSPATDDPEGAEVLEEVRQFASDDPDIHILLLPPFSDKDINALQTMASVILQKSLKEGFGLTVAEGMWKGKPVIGGAAGGIPLQIVHGVTGFLVHSIEGCAFRMRQLLNNTEMAAGMGERAREFVRQNFLITRQVRDYLAVWYTLLTKKKSLVEL; encoded by the coding sequence GTGATAGAATCCTACACCGGTATCGCGCCAAGGGGCGATCTCCTGCTTCTTCGGAAGCTGGCGGACAATCTCGCGGGAAAGACCTTTCTCCATGTCAACTCCACCCGTGAGGGAGGAGGGGTAGCGGAGATCCTCCAGAGAATGATCCCCATCATGTCAAGTCTCGGGATCAACGCCCGCTGGGAAATCATAACGGGCGACGAAAGATTCTTCGACACGACGAAGAAGGTGCACAACGCCCTTCAGGGATACACGGAATTCATCGATGACCGGATGTGGGAACACCATCTCGAGATCAACGAAAAGAACGCCGCCGGTATGGACCTCGATGCCGACGCGGTTCTGATACACGACCCTCAGCCTATTCCCCTTGTCACCTTCCGGAAGGAAGGCGTCTGGATCTGGCGATGCCACATAGATGTCTCCAATCCCCAGAGGGATGTGTTCAACAGGATAGGGAGTTACGCCACGAGGTTCGATGCGGCGATCTATTCAGTCGCCCGTTTCGCGGGCGCCCTCGGCATCAACGAGTTCATCATACCTCCGTCGATCGATCCCCTGTCCGAGAAGAACAGGCAACTCAGCGATGAAGAGATCAACGATACGGCGCAGAGGCTCGGCATCCCCCGGGACCGGCCTGTCATCCTGCAGGTATCCCGCTTCGACAGGTTCAAGGACCCAACCGGTGTTATCATGGCCTACCGCATGGTCAAGAAATATAACGACTGTGTCCTGGTGCTGGCCGGCAGCCCCGCGACGGATGACCCCGAAGGCGCCGAGGTACTGGAAGAGGTCCGGCAGTTCGCCTCAGACGATCCCGACATCCACATCCTCCTCCTTCCCCCCTTCAGCGATAAGGACATCAACGCCCTGCAAACCATGGCCAGCGTCATCCTGCAGAAATCGCTCAAGGAGGGTTTCGGCCTCACGGTCGCGGAAGGCATGTGGAAAGGCAAACCCGTCATCGGAGGCGCGGCGGGGGGCATACCCCTCCAGATAGTCCACGGTGTGACGGGCTTCCTCGTCCACTCCATCGAGGGATGCGCCTTCAGGATGCGTCAGCTTCTCAACAATACGGAGATGGCCGCCGGTATGGGTGAGCGGGCCCGCGAGTTCGTCCGTCAGAATTTCCTCATAACGAGACAGGTGCGGGACTACCTGGCGGTGTGGTACACGCTCCTCACGAAGAAGAAAAGCCTCGTGGAGTTGTAG
- the treZ gene encoding malto-oligosyltrehalose trehalohydrolase, with the protein MRTLNRTCAPARLGAMPSADGSTSFRVWAPLARTVSVDMIEGPGVRREPLAPAGGDYFEGKVRGAGCGDLYRFVIDGGPAFPDPASRSQPEGVHGPSQIVDHASFRWSDGGWQGRGLEEYIIYELHVGTFTEEGTFEAIVPCLDYFRDLGVNAIELMPVSQFPGSRNWGYDGTYPFAPHNTYGGPRGLKTLVNACHEQDLAVILDVVYNHIGPEGNYLANFGPYFTDRYRTPWGDALNFDGPFSDEVRTYFIRNALDWFVDYHIDALRLDAIHGIFDFSARTFLEELSGTVASALSGDPPAYLIAESDLNDIRVITPRESGGIGLDAQWNDDFHHALHTLLTGEKQGYYEDFGDIGDLAKSFAEGYVYTGEFSSYRGRRHGSPSKHRPAAQFVVFSQNHDQAGNRPGGDRLASLVGHDRLKVAATAVLMSPFIPLLFMGEEYGETTPFLYFVSHSDERLIEAVRTGRSREFAWFPSGKEIPDPQGEETFLLSRVHRESRLEKARHALYGFYRHLITLRRSLTPWRMTEGRPLVKCWPDRRSLSVMVPLSGSDVALFFNFSEKGVSIESPLHEGSWAVIADTLSPRWGGSGEKAPDRMTGEHGAVLSLGPLNAVVYRREE; encoded by the coding sequence ATGAGAACACTCAACAGGACATGCGCCCCGGCGCGTCTCGGAGCCATGCCGTCCGCGGACGGATCGACATCCTTCCGGGTGTGGGCACCCCTTGCGCGAACGGTGTCGGTGGACATGATCGAGGGCCCCGGCGTGAGACGGGAACCCCTCGCGCCCGCCGGGGGAGATTATTTCGAAGGAAAGGTGCGCGGAGCCGGCTGCGGTGATCTTTACCGGTTTGTCATCGACGGCGGTCCTGCGTTTCCCGATCCCGCATCCCGGTCGCAACCGGAGGGGGTCCACGGTCCTTCGCAGATCGTCGACCATGCTTCGTTTCGATGGAGCGACGGTGGATGGCAGGGCCGCGGTCTGGAAGAATACATCATATACGAGCTCCACGTGGGTACCTTTACGGAAGAGGGGACCTTCGAGGCCATCGTTCCCTGTCTCGACTATTTCAGGGACCTCGGTGTCAACGCCATCGAGCTCATGCCCGTCAGCCAGTTCCCTGGCAGCCGGAACTGGGGATACGACGGCACTTACCCCTTCGCCCCCCACAATACGTACGGAGGGCCCCGTGGGCTCAAGACCCTGGTGAACGCCTGTCACGAACAGGACCTGGCCGTCATTCTCGATGTCGTCTACAACCATATCGGTCCCGAAGGCAATTACCTGGCAAACTTCGGACCCTATTTTACGGACCGCTATCGGACCCCGTGGGGCGATGCCCTCAATTTTGACGGTCCCTTCAGCGATGAGGTGCGCACGTATTTCATCAGGAACGCCCTCGACTGGTTCGTCGACTACCACATAGACGCCCTCAGACTGGATGCCATTCACGGAATATTCGACTTCAGCGCCCGGACCTTTCTTGAGGAACTCTCCGGGACCGTGGCCTCGGCACTCTCCGGCGATCCTCCCGCCTATCTCATCGCCGAGAGCGACCTCAATGATATAAGGGTCATAACACCCCGGGAGAGTGGCGGCATCGGCCTTGACGCCCAGTGGAATGACGATTTCCACCACGCTCTCCACACCCTTCTGACGGGGGAGAAACAGGGCTATTACGAGGATTTCGGCGATATCGGGGACCTGGCGAAGTCCTTCGCCGAGGGGTACGTCTACACGGGCGAGTTCTCCTCATACCGTGGGAGGAGACATGGAAGCCCGTCGAAACACAGGCCGGCCGCACAATTCGTCGTGTTCTCACAGAACCACGACCAGGCGGGCAACAGGCCCGGCGGGGACCGCCTCGCCTCCCTGGTGGGTCACGACAGGCTTAAGGTCGCCGCCACGGCGGTCCTCATGTCACCCTTCATCCCTCTTCTGTTCATGGGCGAAGAGTACGGCGAGACCACCCCGTTCCTGTATTTCGTGAGCCACAGCGACGAAAGGCTCATCGAGGCCGTAAGGACAGGCAGATCGCGCGAGTTCGCCTGGTTCCCGTCCGGCAAAGAGATACCGGATCCACAAGGGGAGGAAACATTCCTCCTGTCAAGGGTCCACAGGGAGTCTCGCCTCGAAAAGGCCCGTCACGCGCTTTATGGGTTCTACCGGCATCTGATAACGCTCAGGCGTTCGCTCACGCCCTGGCGGATGACAGAGGGCCGGCCCCTGGTCAAATGCTGGCCCGACAGGAGATCCCTTTCCGTCATGGTCCCCCTTTCAGGGAGCGATGTCGCTCTCTTCTTCAACTTCAGCGAGAAGGGCGTATCCATTGAATCGCCGCTCCATGAAGGCTCGTGGGCCGTGATCGCCGACACCCTTTCGCCCCGCTGGGGCGGAAGTGGCGAGAAAGCGCCGGACCGCATGACCGGGGAACACGGGGCAGTCCTTTCGCTGGGCCCGCTCAACGCCGTCGTTTACAGGAGAGAAGAATGA